The Pseudomonas bijieensis DNA window GATTTGACGGTCGGTTGCAGCAGGCGATGCGTATTGCGCTGCTGACTCAGGGCGTCCGGGATTGCCATGTCGTTTAAGGACCCTATTGGAGTTGGAGTGACAAAAGAAACAACGGCGCGCCCTCTGTTGACCAAAGCCTGGCCTCGGGGCTTGCGCGAGAGCGCAAATGTTGCACGAACGGCTATGGCATTGCCATTAAATAACCGGCGGCGATATAAGCGCGGGGGATTGTCCGCAAGATTTTGTGAAAATTTCGTTCAAAGAATATCCGGAAACACAAAAAAGCCCGGCCGATTGATGAAGTTGAGCCGAACGCTATTGTGGCAAAAGGATTTATCTGTGGGAGCAAAGCTTGCTCGCGAAACAGGCGCCTCGATTTCTGAAAGACCGCATTGCCTTTATCGCGAGCAAGCTTTGCTCCCACAGATGCCCTCTGGCTCCAGGGGCCCGTGCTTAGTGGAATTGCCGCCCCAAGCCCGCCGGCACACCTTCGATGGTGGTGTCTTCCCATGGGCCATTGGGGCTGACTGAACGGCTCCAACCGTTGTTCCAGCGGTAATAGGTACGCTGGCGATAGAACGTGTTCGTCTGGTTGTCCAGCACATAGACCCCAAGCTTGGCGTCCCAGTGGCTGTTACCACCCGGCGGCGGGGCGAAACTGGCGGAGGTACGTGGCACCGGCTTGGCCGGTTTGTTCGGGGTGACAGGCTTGCCCGGCGGTGTGGACGGGACCGGCTTGGTGGTCGGGGTCGACGGAGGGATCGGTGGCAGCGGCGCCGAGGGCTCCGACGGACGCTGGACCGCACAAGCGCTCAGGCCCATGACGAGCGTGAGCAGGGTGATACGAGCGATGGCGGTCATGGTGCGAATTCCTGTTATTTGTCCGGGCTGTCGATGGTCAGTTGTTGCTGCGCCGTGGTGCTGCTCGCCAGGGGCTGGCTGCGACCGATCCACTCACCGGCGGTCGGCTGGCCGGCCCGGGAGATGCGCGCCACCAGTTGGACTTCGGGGAAGTTCGACAGTTTCAACTGCGGCATCATTGCGTCCGCGTCACCCAGCTCCACCGTGATCGGCAGATCGGCGACGGTCATGCGCTTGGCCGCCAGCGGCGCCGGCGGGCCGCTGACGGCGCGGGCGAAGATGAACACGCTGTCGCCCGGCTGCACCTTGGCCTTGAGTGCCGGCGCCAGGTCGACACGCACCTTGAGCAGTGCCGCAGCCTTGGTCACAGGAGCCTGGACGACCTTGCCGCCGCTGGCTTGCAGCTTCTCGGTGGCCCGGGTAATACCGCCCTGCAGCGCCTCACGGGACTTGTCACCCTCCGGCAGTTCCACCAGCAGGCGCCCCCAGTAATCGATCGCATCCTGATAGCGCTCGCCTTCGAACGCGGCGATGCCCAGCAGGCCAAGACTGGTGACCTCCTTGGGATCGAGTTTCAGCGCTTCATCGGTCAGGGTCTGGACCTTGTCCGACCATTTCTTGCCATCGGCGAAATACTGCGCCTGGGCCCACTGCCCGAGCAGCTCGGGCTGGCGGCCGGCCACCGCCACGGTGCGCTCGAAGATCTTCGCCGCGTCTGCGGGTCGATCCTGGGCCATGTAGGTACGGCCGAGGAAATACAAGCCCTCGGCGGAGTCCGGCTGCGCCGCCACCGCCCGTTCCAGGCGCTGAGTCATTTCCTCCATCGACTGCGGCGCCTGGGCGAATTCACGGGTCAGCTCGACCTTGTCGCTGGCACCGAAGTGCAGGTACAGCGCCAGGCCCAACAGCGGCACCAGCACGGCGGCGAGCAACGGCAATGGCTTGCCCAATCGGGACTCCCGTGGCGCATCGGCGCCCTCGGTGTCGGCGAGCAGCTCGCGGGCGGCTTCGGCGCGACCAGTGTCCAGTTGCGCGGCGTTGAGCACGCCCTCCTCTTGCTCGGCCTGCAACTCGGCAATGCGTTCCTGGTACAGCGCCACGTTGAGCGCGGTACGGTCCTCCTCTCGTTGAGCGCGACGACCACGCAGCACAGGGATCAACAGAAAACTCAGGGCAACCAGAAGAAGCAGACCTGCGGCGAGCCAGAAATCAATCATGCTTGGTTTTATCCAACAGTTGGTCGAGGCGCTGGCGCTCTTCGACAGAAAGCGTGTCCGGGGCGGCCGTGCGCTGGACCCGGCGCCGACGCACGATCACCGCGATGACCACGAAACCACCCAGCAGCAGCCCGGCGGGGCCGAACCAGAGCAGCGCGGTCTTGGAGGACAGGGCGGGGTTGTAGCGCACGAACTCACCGTAGCGATCGACCATGAAGTCGATGATCTGCTGGTTGTCCTTGCCCTCGCCGAGCATGCGGAAGATTTCCTTGCGCAGGTCGGCGGCAATCGGTGCATTGGAGTCGGCGATGTCCTGGTTCTGGCACTTGGGGCAGCGCAGTTCCTTGGTCAGTTCGCGAAACCGTTCGCGCTCGCCGTCGTTGGCGAATTCGTAGGTGTCGATGGCGGCATGGGCCACACCGACCAGGCTCAAGCCGAGGACGGCAGCCGCTAACCAGCGCTTCATGGCTTGGCCTCGTCCACCAGGGCTTGATACTTGGCAGCCAGTTTCTCGCGCCAGACCTGTTCGTCGATCACGCCGACGAACTTGTCGCGGATGACACCCTTGGCATCGATGAGGAAAGTTTCCGGTGCGCCGTAGACCCCCAGGTTCAGGCCCAGGGAGCCGTCTTCGTCACGAATGTCCAGTTGATATGGATTGTGGAACTCGGCCAGCCACTTCAAGGCGTCGGCATTGACGTCCTTGTAATTGACGCCGTAGATCACCACGCCGTTCTGGGCCAGCTTGTTCAACACCGGGTGCTCGACCCGGCAGGAAATGCACCAAGTGCCCCATACGTTGACCAGCGCCGGTTTGCCCAGCAGGTCGGCGCGGGTCAGGGTCTTGTCGCCTTGCACCGATGGCAGGGAAAACTCCGGGAACGGCTTGCCGATCATCGCCGAGGGCAACTCGGTCGGATTCAGGTACAGCCCTCGGTACAAAAACACCGCCATCAGCAGGAACAGCGCCAGCGGCACCAACATCAACCAACGTTTCATGCAGTGGCTCCCGTCACGCCCAGGGCTTCACGCACCCGGGTTTTCACCTTGACTCGATATCGACGATCCAGCGCCGCCAGCACCCCACCCAGGCCGGTGAGCAAGCCACCGAACCAGATCCAGCGCACGAACGGCTTGACGTGGACTCGGACTGCCCACGCGCCGTCGCCCAGGGACTCGCCCAGCGCCACGTAGAGATCGCGGGTGAAACCGGCATCGATCCCGGCTTCGGTCATGACCGAGTTCTGCACGGTATAGAGGCGCTTTTCCGGATGCAGCACGGTAATTTCCTCGCCGTTGCGAAGAACCCGCACAGTGCCTTTGTCGGACGTGAAATTCGGCCCCTCGAAGTGTTTGGCGCCCTCGAAAACGAACTGATAGCCGGCCAGGTCCATGGACTCTCCCGGCGCCAGGCGCAGGTCACGCTCGGCGCTGTTCTGGCTGGACAGCACCACGCCCAGGGCGCAGACGGCGATGCCCAGGTGGGCGACCTGCATGCCCCAGTAACTGCGGGTCAGGGTCGGCAGGCCCTTGATCAGGCCTTTGTGACGAGTCTTGTCGAAGATATCCCGTACGCCCGCCAGCAACACCCAGGCCGCCAGCACGAACGTCGCCAGCACCGCCCAATTGAAGTCGCCATAGGCCACGCCGGCCACCACGGCCAGGGCGGCCGTGCCCAGCAGTACCGGGGTCAACATGCCCAGCAGCCACTTGAGCGGGGTGTCTTTCCAGCGCACCAGCACACCGATAGCCATGACCACCATCAGGATTGCCATCAGCGGGATAAACAGCGCATTGAAGTACGGCGGCCCGACCGACAGCTTGGCGCCGGACAACGCATCGAGTACCAGCGGGTACAACGTCCCCAGCAGAATCATCGACGCGGCCACCACCAGCACCAGGTTGTTGCCCAGCAGCAGGGTTTCCCGGGACCAGAGGTTGAAGCCGACCTGGCTCTTGACCACCGGTGCACGCAGGGCGAACAACGTCAGGGAACCGCCGACCACGAACAACAGGAACATCAGGATGAACACGCCACGTTCAGGGTCCGAGGCGAAGGCATGCACCGACGTGAGCACGCCGGAACGCACCAGGAACGTCCCCAGCAGGCTCAGCGAGAACGCCGCGATGGCCAGCAGCACGGTCCAGCTCTTGAACACACCGCGTTTTTCCGTGACGGCCAGGGAGTGGATCAGTGCCGTGCCCACCAACCAGGGCATGAACGAGGCGTTTTCCACCGGGTCCCAGAACCACCAGCCGCCCCAGCCGAGTTCGTAGTAGGCCCACCACGATCCCAAGGTGATGCCAATGCCGAGGAAAGCCCAGGCGACGATGGTCCACGGACGCGACCAGCGTGCCCACGCGGCATCGAGGCGACCGCCAAGCAATGCGGCGATGGCGAAGGCGAAGGCCACGGAAAAACCGACGTAGCCCATGTAGAGCATCGGCGGGTGAACGATCAGGCCGATGTCTTGCAGCAATGGGTTGAGGTCGCGACCATCCATCGGCATCTGCGGCAGGATGCGCTTGAACGGGTTGGACGTGACGATCAGGAATAGCAGGAAACCGGTGCTGATCATGCCCATCACCGCCAGCACCCGGGCCAGCATCACCTGGGGCAACTGCCGGGAGAACACCGAGACGGCGAAGGTCCAGCCAGCGAGGATCAACGCCCAAAGCAACAGCGAGCCTTCGTGGGCGCCCCACACGGCACTGAACTTGTAGTACCAGGGCAAAGCACTGTTGGAGTTGCTGGCGACGTACTCCACGGAAAAGTCGTCGGCCATGAACGCATAGGTCAGGCAACCGAAGGCGAACAGCATAAAGACGAACTGGCCCCACGCCGCCGGCTGGGCCAGGCTCATCCACAATCGGTCACCACGCCAGGCCCCCAGCAACGGCACCACGGCTTGCACCAGGGCAAAGCACAGGGCCAGGATCATAGCCAGGTGGCCCAGCTCGGGAATAAAGATGCCGGTAGTCATCGATCAACCCTCCTTCACGGGAGCGGGCGCCGACTGGCCGCTGTCTTTCAAGGCCTTGGTCACTTCCGGCGGCATGTATTTTTCGTCGTGCTTGGCCAGCACTTCGTCGGCCACCACCACGCCGTCGGCGTTGAGCTTGCCCAGGGCGACGATGCCCTGCCCTTCGCGGAACAGGTCCGGGAGGATGCCGCGATAGCTGATGGTCACGGTCTTGTTGAAGTCGGTGACATTGAATTTCACGTCCAGCGAATCCCCGGAGCGCACCAGCGAGCCTTTTTCCACCATGCCGCCGGCGCGGATGCGGGTGTCCTTGGGCGCTTCGCCGTTGGCGATCTGGGTCGGGGTGTAGAACAGGTTGATATTCTGCTGCAAGGCACTCAGGGCCAGGGCGACCGCGGCACCGACACCCACCAGGATCGCAAGAATGATGACAAGACGTTTTTTGCGCAGCGGATTCACTGACCGTTCTCCCGGCGCAGACGACGCGCCTCTTGTTGCAGATACCGCTTGCGGGCCAGGATCGGCACCGCCACGTTGAGGCCCAGCACCACCAGGCAGATGCCATAGGCTGACCAGACATACAGGCCATGATGGCCCATGGCGAGGAAATCGCCGAATGAAGCGAAACTCATCGAGCGACCTCCAGGCTGTTCTGTACTTCGGCCTTCACCCAACTGGTCCGGGACTCACGCTTGAGCACTTCCAGGCGCATGCGCAGCAGCAGCACCGCGCCGAAGAAACAGTAGAAACCCAGCACGGTCAGCAACAGCGGCAGCCACATTTCGACGGGCATCGCCGGTTTTTCGGTGAGGGTGAAGGTCGCGCCCTGGTGCAGGGTGTTCCACCACTCCACCGAGTACTTGATGATCGGGATGTTGATCACGCCGACAATCGCCAGCACCGCACAGGCCTTGGCGGCACTGTCACGATTGCTGATGGCGTTGCCCAGCGCAATAAGACCGAAGTACAGGAACAGCAGGATCAGCATCGACGTCAGTCGCGCATCCCAGACCCACCACGAACCCCAGGTCGGCTTGCCCCAGATCGCACCGGTGATCAGCGCCACCGCGGTCATCCAGGCACCGATGGGCGCGGCGCATTGCAGGGCCACGTCGGCCAGCTTCATCTTCCACACCAGCCCGACCACACCGCACACCGCCAGCATCACGTAGACGGACTGGGCCAGCATCGCCGTGGGCACGTGGATGTAGATGATGCGGAAGCTGTTGCCTTGCTGGTAGTCCGGCGGTGCGAAGGCCAGGCCCCAGACCACGCCAGAACCAATCAGCAACAGTGCCGCGATGCTCAACCATGGGAGCAGTTTGCCGCTGATGCCGTAGAACCACTTGGGTGAGCCGAGCTTATGAAACCAGGTCCAGTTCATTACTGTTTCCATCACGGTTGCGGCTCGCCATCACGAACCGCCGGGGCGGCCTTTACTTCCAAAGAAGTGGTCAGTTTCTGACCAGGCCTCGTTATTATTCGCCGACGCTGATCTTCAGGCCAGCGGCTATTGCAAAGGGTGTCAAGGTTATCGCCAGGGCGGTCAGGCTCCCAAGCCACAGCAGATAACCGATCGCGGGCATGCCTTGCAATGCCGCCTGCAAGGCACCACTGCCCAGGATCAGGACCGGGATATACAACGGCAGGATCAGCAACGCCAGCAACAGGCCGCCGCGCTTCAACCCCACCGTCAACGCCGCGCCCACCGCACCAAGCAGGCTCAGCACCGGAGTGCCCAGCAGCAACGACACCAGCAACACCGGCATGCACGCGCCGGGCAGCCCCAGCATCATCGCCAGCAGCGGCGAGAGCAGCACCAGTGCCAGTCCGGAAAAAACCCAGTGTGCCAGTACCTTGGCCAAAACCAGAAGGGCCAGGGGGTGCGACGAAAGGACCCACTGTTCCAGTGAACCGTCTTCGAAATCACTGCGGAAAAGCCCGTCCAGCGAGAGCAGGACCGATAAAAGCGCGGCGACCCAGACCAGTCCCGGAGACAAGGTTTGCAACAATTGAGTCTCTGGACCGACCGCCAACGGGAACAGTGCGATGACGATCGCGAAGAACACCAGTGGATTGGCCAATTCGGCCGGACGACGGAACAGCAGGCGCGCCTCGCGGGCAAGCAACAGGCCAAACACACTCATACGGCCCAGTTCCCCAGATCAATGTTGCGATAACCGGCTGGCATTCGCGCCAGCGTGTGGTGGGTGGTCAAGAGCACCATGCCGCCGTTTTCACAGTGCCGGGCCAGGTGTTCCTCGAGCTGGGCGACGCCCTGCTTGTCCAGGGCGGTGAACGGTTCGTCGAGAATCCACAACGGCGGGCTGTCCAGGTACAACCGGGCCAGGGCCACTCGGCGCTGCTGACCGGCGGACAAGGTGTGGCTCGGCACGTCTTCGAAACCGCGCAGCCCTACAGCCGCCAACGCCTGCCAGATCGCCTCGCGCCCGACCGGCGTATGCAACGCGCACAGCCAACTGAGGTTTTCTTCGGGGGTCAGCAAATCCTTGATACCGGCGGCATGGCCGATCCAGAGCAGGTTACGGGCCAGTTCGCTGCGCTGGCTGTGCAAGGGCTGGCCATTGAGCAACACCTGACCTGCGGTGGGCTGCATCAGGCCGGCCAGCAGGCGCAGCAGGCTGGTCTTGCCGCTGCCGTTGGGACCACTGATCTGCACCATATCGCCACGCGAGAGTCTCAATTCGAGATTTTCGAAAAGCAGTCGCAAGTCTCGCTCACAGGCGAGGCCAACGGTTTGCAGGAGAGGACTGGTCAAGGGATCGCGGGCCTTATACGGTTCAAGTCGGCGGTGCAGCGGCCGTTAAAGAGGTGCAGCATAGATGCTTTGACGACCTGTTCCACAGAGCTGCGTCAAACAATTGCAAGGTTTTCGCCACTCCCTGAAAGACGGGCGGCATTATACATGTCATGCCCTACTCTAAAGAGGGCTTATTTTCCCAGGTAAGACCGCAAATGACAGGCGACATGAACATCCTGCCGCTGCCCCAGCCCACCGCGACGACGCGTACGCCAGTGGTCAGTGGCGAGCTGCTCAAACTGCTGGTGCCGACCGAAGGCCTGATCAGCTCGGGCCAGACCGCCCAGGCCGAAGTGCTCTCGCTCAAGCAGGCCGACCAGACTTTCCAGTTGCTGCTCAAGGTCACCCTGGAGAGCGGCCGCCAGACCACCGTGCAGGCCACCAGCAGCCAGCCACTGCCCCAGGGCACCAGCCTGGCCGTGACCCAGCCGTCCGCCAGCAACCTGGCGATCGCCGTGCAACAGGCCGTGGCCTCCAGCGTCGCCACCTTGACCCGCATCGACACGGCGCAAATGCCGGTCGGCACGTTGCTGCAAGGCAAGGTACTGACCAGCCAGGCGCTGCCGTCATTGCCCGGGCAGCCGGCGGTCTATCGATCATTGGTGAGCCTGCTCAACACCGCCCAGGCTGGCAGCACCCTGGACATCGACAGCCCGCAACCGCTGCGCATCGGCACGCTCTTGAGCGCTCAGGTGCAAGATGCCCAGACGCTGAAATTCGTTCCTCTGAGCAACCGCCACGAGCAATTGGCGGTGAGCCAGCAACTGGTCACCCAAGTGAGCCGCCAGGGTTCGCTGGACAGCCTGATCACCGCCCTGCAAAACCTGCCGGTCACTGACGACACCGGCACCGAGCTGCGCGCCGCGGTGACTCGTTTGCTGGCTGGCCTGCCGGATGTCCAGCAACTGAGCACGCCCAAAGGCCTGGCCCAGGCCATGGTCGCCAGCGGGGTGTTCCTGGAAAGCAAATTGCTCGCCGGGCAACCACCGAGCCTGGCGCCGGACATGAAAGGCGACCTGCTGAAACTGATCGCCCAACTGACACCGGCCCTGCCCGCCTCCACCAACCTCGGCGCCATCATTGCCGCCAACACGCTGGCCCAGGTCCTGCCCAGTTTCGTGCGCAGCGCCCTGGGGATGCTCGGCCAG harbors:
- a CDS encoding cytochrome c-type biogenesis protein, whose translation is MKRWLAAAVLGLSLVGVAHAAIDTYEFANDGERERFRELTKELRCPKCQNQDIADSNAPIAADLRKEIFRMLGEGKDNQQIIDFMVDRYGEFVRYNPALSSKTALLWFGPAGLLLGGFVVIAVIVRRRRVQRTAAPDTLSVEERQRLDQLLDKTKHD
- the ccmI gene encoding c-type cytochrome biogenesis protein CcmI — encoded protein: MIDFWLAAGLLLLVALSFLLIPVLRGRRAQREEDRTALNVALYQERIAELQAEQEEGVLNAAQLDTGRAEAARELLADTEGADAPRESRLGKPLPLLAAVLVPLLGLALYLHFGASDKVELTREFAQAPQSMEEMTQRLERAVAAQPDSAEGLYFLGRTYMAQDRPADAAKIFERTVAVAGRQPELLGQWAQAQYFADGKKWSDKVQTLTDEALKLDPKEVTSLGLLGIAAFEGERYQDAIDYWGRLLVELPEGDKSREALQGGITRATEKLQASGGKVVQAPVTKAAALLKVRVDLAPALKAKVQPGDSVFIFARAVSGPPAPLAAKRMTVADLPITVELGDADAMMPQLKLSNFPEVQLVARISRAGQPTAGEWIGRSQPLASSTTAQQQLTIDSPDK
- a CDS encoding heme lyase CcmF/NrfE family subunit, with product MTTGIFIPELGHLAMILALCFALVQAVVPLLGAWRGDRLWMSLAQPAAWGQFVFMLFAFGCLTYAFMADDFSVEYVASNSNSALPWYYKFSAVWGAHEGSLLLWALILAGWTFAVSVFSRQLPQVMLARVLAVMGMISTGFLLFLIVTSNPFKRILPQMPMDGRDLNPLLQDIGLIVHPPMLYMGYVGFSVAFAFAIAALLGGRLDAAWARWSRPWTIVAWAFLGIGITLGSWWAYYELGWGGWWFWDPVENASFMPWLVGTALIHSLAVTEKRGVFKSWTVLLAIAAFSLSLLGTFLVRSGVLTSVHAFASDPERGVFILMFLLFVVGGSLTLFALRAPVVKSQVGFNLWSRETLLLGNNLVLVVAASMILLGTLYPLVLDALSGAKLSVGPPYFNALFIPLMAILMVVMAIGVLVRWKDTPLKWLLGMLTPVLLGTAALAVVAGVAYGDFNWAVLATFVLAAWVLLAGVRDIFDKTRHKGLIKGLPTLTRSYWGMQVAHLGIAVCALGVVLSSQNSAERDLRLAPGESMDLAGYQFVFEGAKHFEGPNFTSDKGTVRVLRNGEEITVLHPEKRLYTVQNSVMTEAGIDAGFTRDLYVALGESLGDGAWAVRVHVKPFVRWIWFGGLLTGLGGVLAALDRRYRVKVKTRVREALGVTGATA
- a CDS encoding heme ABC transporter permease, which gives rise to MNWTWFHKLGSPKWFYGISGKLLPWLSIAALLLIGSGVVWGLAFAPPDYQQGNSFRIIYIHVPTAMLAQSVYVMLAVCGVVGLVWKMKLADVALQCAAPIGAWMTAVALITGAIWGKPTWGSWWVWDARLTSMLILLFLYFGLIALGNAISNRDSAAKACAVLAIVGVINIPIIKYSVEWWNTLHQGATFTLTEKPAMPVEMWLPLLLTVLGFYCFFGAVLLLRMRLEVLKRESRTSWVKAEVQNSLEVAR
- the ccmA gene encoding cytochrome c biogenesis heme-transporting ATPase CcmA — encoded protein: MTSPLLQTVGLACERDLRLLFENLELRLSRGDMVQISGPNGSGKTSLLRLLAGLMQPTAGQVLLNGQPLHSQRSELARNLLWIGHAAGIKDLLTPEENLSWLCALHTPVGREAIWQALAAVGLRGFEDVPSHTLSAGQQRRVALARLYLDSPPLWILDEPFTALDKQGVAQLEEHLARHCENGGMVLLTTHHTLARMPAGYRNIDLGNWAV
- the ccmE gene encoding cytochrome c maturation protein CcmE, translated to MNPLRKKRLVIILAILVGVGAAVALALSALQQNINLFYTPTQIANGEAPKDTRIRAGGMVEKGSLVRSGDSLDVKFNVTDFNKTVTISYRGILPDLFREGQGIVALGKLNADGVVVADEVLAKHDEKYMPPEVTKALKDSGQSAPAPVKEG
- a CDS encoding DsbE family thiol:disulfide interchange protein yields the protein MKRWLMLVPLALFLLMAVFLYRGLYLNPTELPSAMIGKPFPEFSLPSVQGDKTLTRADLLGKPALVNVWGTWCISCRVEHPVLNKLAQNGVVIYGVNYKDVNADALKWLAEFHNPYQLDIRDEDGSLGLNLGVYGAPETFLIDAKGVIRDKFVGVIDEQVWREKLAAKYQALVDEAKP
- the ccmB gene encoding heme exporter protein CcmB, with the protein product MSVFGLLLAREARLLFRRPAELANPLVFFAIVIALFPLAVGPETQLLQTLSPGLVWVAALLSVLLSLDGLFRSDFEDGSLEQWVLSSHPLALLVLAKVLAHWVFSGLALVLLSPLLAMMLGLPGACMPVLLVSLLLGTPVLSLLGAVGAALTVGLKRGGLLLALLILPLYIPVLILGSGALQAALQGMPAIGYLLWLGSLTALAITLTPFAIAAGLKISVGE
- the ccmD gene encoding heme exporter protein CcmD — protein: MSFASFGDFLAMGHHGLYVWSAYGICLVVLGLNVAVPILARKRYLQQEARRLRRENGQ
- a CDS encoding flagellar hook-length control protein FliK, whose translation is MTGDMNILPLPQPTATTRTPVVSGELLKLLVPTEGLISSGQTAQAEVLSLKQADQTFQLLLKVTLESGRQTTVQATSSQPLPQGTSLAVTQPSASNLAIAVQQAVASSVATLTRIDTAQMPVGTLLQGKVLTSQALPSLPGQPAVYRSLVSLLNTAQAGSTLDIDSPQPLRIGTLLSAQVQDAQTLKFVPLSNRHEQLAVSQQLVTQVSRQGSLDSLITALQNLPVTDDTGTELRAAVTRLLAGLPDVQQLSTPKGLAQAMVASGVFLESKLLAGQPPSLAPDMKGDLLKLIAQLTPALPASTNLGAIIAANTLAQVLPSFVRSALGMLGQVSAKPQPTSFPLPSRLLKEQDEGGDLEHLLRLAAAAVSRLQSHQLSSLEQTGLTDDGRLMSTWQLEIPMRNLQDIVPLQVKFQREETPPREQPQDRREEREPKQQLWRVELAFDMEPLGPLQVQAQLLSGSLSSQLWAERPYTASLIESNLTALRERLVTCGLNVGELDCHLGTPPQGPKTRLEQRWVDETA